One Vigna unguiculata cultivar IT97K-499-35 chromosome 7, ASM411807v1, whole genome shotgun sequence genomic region harbors:
- the LOC114191701 gene encoding uncharacterized protein LOC114191701, which yields MGLASLSMENHHPSTLLSMDSSASSHEELDLEMNRQIILSCPPDINLPLSAERSPPPQPWNSEPCDILDVGLGTQGYETESFLNLPKAGRKCAKRVDSIWGAWFFFSFYFKPALNDKSKAKIVRDSNGVSGFDKSDLKLDVFMVQHDMENMYMWVFKERPENALGKMQLRSYMNGHSRQGECPFPFSVDKGFVRSHRMQRKHYRGLSNPQCVHGIEVVSAPNLMTLDEDDRKRWIELTGRDLNFTIPPEASDFSSWRNLPNTDFELERPPPPIKSGPNAHSKKLLNGSGLNLSTHLSNHSNGDGLDLSPVSSKKRKDFFPHGNEEECYLAVNTPYDRLLEMHPSEPHWLNDFSGVIKSVHGPVTAAKTIYEDEQGYLIIISLPFVDLPNVKVSWRNTLTHGIIKVSCMSTSRKPFIKRHDRTFKLTDPSSEHCPPGEFVREIPLSTRIPEDANLEAYYDGQGSVLEILVPKHRVGPEEHEVRVCLRPNLGGSDLNLR from the coding sequence ATGGGTCTTGCTTCTTTGTCAATGGAGAATCACCACCCCTCCACGCTCTTGTCAATGGACTCAAGTGCATCATCTCATGAGGAACTGGATTTGGAGATGAATCGCCAAATTATACTCTCTTGTCCGCCGGATATCAACCTGCCCCTCTCCGCTGAGCGCAGTCCGCCTCCACAGCCGTGGAATTCTGAGCCTTGTGATATTCTTGATGTTGGTCTTGGCACCCAAGGGTATGAGACTGAGAGTTTTCTCAATCTGCCCAAAGCTGGGAGGAAGTGTGCAAAACGTGTTGATAGCATATGGGGTGCTTGGTTTTTCTTCAGTTTTTACTTTAAGCCTGCTTTAAATGACAAATCTAAGGCCAAGATTGTCAGGGACAGCAACGGTGTTTCAGGGTTCGATAAATCTGATCTGAAGCTTGATGTTTTTATGGTTCAACATGATATGGAAAACATGTACATGTGGGTTTTCAAGGAGAGGCCGGAAAATGCATTGGGTAAGATGCAGCTGAGGAGTTACATGAATGGGCATTCTCGCCAAGGGGAGTGCCCGTTTCCTTTTAGTGTTGACAAGGGTTTTGTTCGATCCCACCGGATGCAGCGAAAGCATTACCGAGGACTATCAAACCCTCAGTGTGTGCATGGCATTGAGGTTGTTTCCGCTCCCAATCTAATGACCCTGGATGAGGATGATCGAAAAAGGTGGATAGAACTCACGGGGCGAGATTTGAATTTCACAATCCCACCAGAAGCAAGTGATTTCAGTTCATGGAGAAATCTTCCCAACACAGACTTTGAGCTTGAGAGACCACCTCCCCCAATCAAGAGTGGTCCTAATGCACACTCGAAGAAACTACTTAATGGATCTGGCCTGAATTTATCAACTCATCTCTCTAACCACAGTAATGGTGATGGGTTGGACCTCTCTCCTGTTAGCAGCAAAAAGAGGAAGGACTTTTTCCCTCATGGAAATGAAGAAGAATGTTACTTGGCTGTTAATACTCCATATGATCGTCTTCTAGAAATGCATCCAAGTGAGCCACACTGGTTGAATGACTTCAGTGGGGTGATAAAGAGTGTTCATGGACCAGTTACAGCTGCAAAAACTATTTATGAGGATGAACAAGGTTACTTGATTATCATCAGTCTGCCTTTTGTAGATCTTCCAAATGTGAAAGTTTCATGGAGGAACACTTTGACTCACGGTATCATAAAGGTTTCGTGTATGAGCACTTCTCGAAAACCTTTCATCAAGAGACATGATAGAACATTCAAGCTTACAGATCCATCATCAGAGCACTGCCCACCTGGAGAATTTGTCCGAGAAATCCCTCTTTCAACCCGAATTCCTGAAGATGCCAACTTAGAAGCATACTATGATGGGCAAGGATCAGTGCTTGAGATCCTGGTGCCAAAACATCGTGTGGGACCAGAAGAGCATGAAGTCCGAGTTTGCCTTCGCCCTAATCTGGGAGGAAGTGATCTTAACTTGAGATAG